A genome region from Deltaproteobacteria bacterium includes the following:
- a CDS encoding VWA domain-containing protein translates to MRKEAISLRLRPMRVRRLALGLIGLVSIGGLTAIGCGTSGGDAQLGGGGAAGKAGSSSGGGAGAPASGGASGAAGTAGGGSGTGGTSGGSGTGGTSGGSGTGGSGTGGGPNDAGLDVEFSYDGPIDDGGFNSDSSCAATTAETKPLPLDMYVMLDQSGSMNTDCNVNTSTYTASTPSKWCYAINALYGFMATADPTLDQRVALQYFALNNGTCAGVGYATPEISLRAIPANAGDFVASLNSHSPSTNTPTEGAARGLTQFAAAQKSLDPSRTIIGILITDGDPYGCGDAATVGTVIRNAWNGGSGVRTYVIGMTGATAANLETMAVNGGAPAHANYCISGASCHYYSVGNGNYAVFADVLKTIQASAIGCDYAMPTSDAGVIDPGKVSVEYSPGGNPPAQTIPKVSGAGSCPAAGSGGGGWYYDNDASPTKITLCPATCTAIQSDHSAKVEVNLGCLGS, encoded by the coding sequence TTGCGAAAGGAGGCGATTTCGCTCAGACTGAGGCCCATGCGCGTTCGTCGCTTGGCTCTGGGGTTGATCGGCTTGGTGAGCATCGGCGGCCTGACCGCGATCGGCTGCGGCACCTCGGGCGGCGACGCGCAGCTCGGCGGCGGAGGCGCCGCTGGCAAGGCCGGCTCGAGCAGCGGCGGAGGAGCCGGAGCGCCGGCGAGCGGTGGCGCGAGCGGGGCGGCCGGGACGGCCGGCGGCGGGAGCGGCACCGGCGGCACGAGCGGCGGGAGCGGCACCGGCGGCACGAGCGGCGGGAGCGGCACCGGCGGGAGCGGCACCGGCGGCGGCCCGAACGACGCTGGCCTCGACGTCGAGTTCAGCTACGACGGCCCGATCGACGACGGCGGCTTCAACTCGGACTCCTCGTGCGCCGCGACCACCGCCGAGACCAAGCCGCTCCCGCTCGACATGTACGTCATGCTCGATCAGTCCGGCAGCATGAACACCGACTGCAACGTGAACACGTCGACGTACACGGCGTCGACTCCCTCGAAGTGGTGCTACGCGATCAACGCGCTCTACGGCTTCATGGCGACCGCCGATCCGACGCTCGATCAGCGGGTCGCCCTGCAGTATTTCGCGCTCAACAACGGCACCTGCGCCGGCGTCGGCTACGCGACGCCGGAGATCAGCCTCCGCGCGATCCCCGCCAACGCGGGAGACTTCGTCGCGTCGCTGAACAGCCACAGCCCCTCCACGAACACCCCCACCGAAGGTGCCGCCAGAGGCCTCACTCAATTTGCCGCTGCCCAGAAGTCATTGGATCCGAGCCGCACCATCATCGGGATCCTCATCACCGACGGCGATCCGTACGGCTGCGGGGACGCGGCGACGGTCGGCACCGTCATCCGAAACGCGTGGAACGGCGGGTCCGGCGTGCGCACCTACGTCATCGGGATGACCGGCGCGACGGCCGCGAACCTCGAGACGATGGCGGTCAATGGCGGCGCGCCCGCGCACGCGAACTACTGCATCAGCGGCGCCTCGTGCCACTACTACAGCGTCGGTAACGGCAACTACGCGGTCTTCGCGGACGTCTTGAAGACCATCCAGGCGTCCGCCATCGGCTGCGACTACGCCATGCCGACCAGCGACGCGGGCGTCATCGATCCGGGCAAGGTCAGCGTGGAGTACTCGCCGGGGGGCAACCCGCCGGCCCAGACCATCCCGAAGGTCAGCGGCGCGGGCTCGTGCCCCGCGGCCGGCAGCGGAGGCGGCGGCTGGTACTACGACAACGACGCGAGCCCGACCAAGATCACGCTCTG
- a CDS encoding acyl-CoA thioesterase, producing MFIYERAVAFHEVDAAGLVFFPHFLTYAHEAMDRFFAPLDGGYLALVTARRVGLPAVHVECDFVSPLAYGDVVRIETSVRRVGNRSLELRYRFVRARDGERAAELLHTVVTTDLDRLESCPMPEDVRRVALAHLEPQP from the coding sequence ATGTTCATCTATGAGCGCGCGGTCGCGTTTCACGAGGTAGACGCGGCCGGGCTGGTATTTTTCCCACATTTTCTCACCTATGCCCACGAGGCGATGGACCGCTTCTTCGCGCCGCTCGACGGCGGTTATCTCGCCCTCGTGACCGCTCGCCGAGTCGGGCTTCCGGCGGTCCACGTCGAGTGCGATTTCGTCTCGCCGCTCGCGTACGGGGACGTGGTGAGGATCGAGACCTCGGTGCGCCGCGTCGGCAACCGGAGCCTCGAGCTTCGCTACCGGTTCGTGCGCGCGCGCGACGGCGAGCGCGCCGCCGAGCTCCTTCACACGGTGGTCACCACCGATCTCGATCGGCTCGAGAGCTGCCCCATGCCGGAGGATGTCCGGCGGGTCGCGCTCGCCCACCTCGAGCCGCAGCCTTGA